The Vicia villosa cultivar HV-30 ecotype Madison, WI linkage group LG1, Vvil1.0, whole genome shotgun sequence genome includes a region encoding these proteins:
- the LOC131655365 gene encoding uncharacterized protein LOC131655365: MAVQNVKFQEETRNNQRNTKSSIKNLELQLGQIAQQITSSQAPGALPSATVTNPREHNNVSAVTTRSGKATEVLEKKVEEKDTLLKVDLEILENKTPPTEEVILKPVVKEKSIEQKPIIKLPFHQRNKKQKQDEKNFQKFIEMFRKLEINIPFSQALEQMPIYAKFMKDIISKKRTTDTDSVILTETCSAILHGMKIPVKKPDRGSVTIPCTIGDRSFKRALIDLGASVSLMPLSIYRKLGIGRVQDTRMTLQFSDHSVKKPFGIVEDVLVKVDKFVFPVDFVILEMPEDEEIPLILGRPFLETGRCMIDIENGTMTLKVYDEELKINVRSTMKHKEDVGTNHSVEVINQIVADNIQSSFPESPLERFLCLSTEESDNEKEKEILALLDAQPPWLKSKPHRWEDLRGSPETEAEKENKTGTSSELKQLPVNLKYVFLESGEKCPAIINSELNEKDEEKLI, encoded by the coding sequence ATGGCAGTGCAGAATGTTAAATTCCAGGAAGAGACAAGAAATAACCAAAGGAACACTAAATCTTCTATCAAAAATCTTGAACTTCAACTTGGACAGATAGCACAGCAGATCACGAGTTCTCAAGCACCAGGTGCTTTACCAAGTGCAACTGTGACAAATCCAAGAGAGCATAATAATGTGAGTGCAGTAACTACAAGAAGTGGAAAAGCAACTGAAGTCCTTGAAAAGAAAGTTGAGGAAAAAGATACACTGCTTAAAGTGGATCTTGAAATCTTAGAAAATAAAACACCACCAACAGAAGAAGTCATATTGAAGCCAGTTGTGAAGGAAAAGTCCATTGAGCAAAAGCCCATAATAAAGCTCCCATTTCACCAAAGGAACAAGAAGCAGAAGCAGGACGAGAAAAACTTTCAGAAGTTTATAGAAATGTTCAGGAAGTTGGAAATCAACATCCCATTCTCTCAGGCACTCGAGCAGATGCCTATttatgccaaattcatgaaggacatcatATCCAAGAAGCGCACCACTGACACTGACTCTGTTAtactaactgaaacttgtagtgctattttgcatgGTATGAAGATTCCAGTTAAAAAACCAGATAGAGGCTCGGTTACTATTCCCTGCACCATTGGAGATAGGTCCTTTAAAAGGGCTCTGATTGATTTGGGGGCTAGTGTGAGCCTTATGCCTTTGTCCATCTACAGGAAACTCGGGATTGGAAGAGTTCAAGACAccagaatgacacttcaattttCCGATCACTCAGTGAAGAAACCTTTTGGGATTGTTGAAGATGTTCTGGTTAAAGTTGATAAATTTGTTTTTCCTGTTGATTTTGTAATTCTGGAAATGCCAGAAGATGAGGAGATACCCCTGATCCTGGGTAGACCATTTTTAGAGACAGGTAGGTGTATGATAGACATTGAGAATGGTACTATGACTCTTAAGGTTTATGATGAGGAGCTGAAAATTAATGTGAGAAGCACTATGAAGCACAAAGAGGATGTAGGTACAAATCACTCAGTGGAAGTGATTAATCAGATAGTAGCCGATAACATTCAGAGTAGTTTTCCAGAATCACCGTTAGAAAGATTTCTGTGCTTGTCaactgaggagagtgataatgagaagGAAAAAGAAATTCTTGCTCTACTTGATGCACAACCACCTTGGTTGAAATCCAAACCACACCGGTGGGAGGATTTAAGAGGTTCACCAGAAACAGAAgctgaaaaggaaaacaaaacaggtacaagttcTGAGTTAAAACAACTACCTGttaatcttaaatatgtttttctAGAATCTGGAGAAAAATGTCCTGCTATTATCAATTCTGAGTtaaatgaaaaagatgaagaaaagttGATATAG